Proteins from a genomic interval of Shewanella seohaensis:
- a CDS encoding cold-shock protein translates to MSQVTGVVKWFNSDKGFGFIEQESGPDVFVHFRAINSDGFKTLDEGQKVSFTVTQGQKGPQAENVTVIG, encoded by the coding sequence ATGTCTCAAGTTACTGGCGTTGTTAAGTGGTTCAACTCTGACAAAGGTTTTGGTTTTATCGAGCAAGAGTCTGGCCCAGACGTTTTCGTACACTTCCGTGCGATCAACTCTGACGGTTTCAAAACTCTAGACGAAGGTCAGAAAGTGTCTTTCACTGTGACTCAAGGTCAAAAAGGTCCACAAGCTGAGAACGTAACCGTAATCGGTTAA
- a CDS encoding SulP family inorganic anion transporter, whose amino-acid sequence MFDLFRHKTSSHKADILSGLTVALALIPEAVAFAFVANVEPMVGLYAAFIMGLVTALIGGRPGMISGATGAMAVVMVSLVVEHGVQYLFAAVVLAGLIQISAGIFKLGKFIRIVPYPVMIGFVNGLAIVIFLAQLGQFKVKNAAGELVWLPQEPLVLMLGLVALTMAIIYFLPKLTTAVPSSLVAILSVTAIVVGFDLDTRNVLDFLKTMSGDEQATIAGSLPSFTIPQVPFNLETLYIILPYSFILAAVGLIESLLTLTVIDEMTNTRGRSNKECIGQGVGNITSGFFGAMGGCAMIGQSMININSGGRGRLSGITAAIGLLTFILFGASFIEIIPLAALVGVMFIVVLGTFEWASFKFMGKVPKHDAFVIVLVTTVTVFTDLAFAVFVGVVVSALVFAWQHAKHISVKVTSNSLGWKVYELNGPLFFGSVASFLELFDASQDPQDVIIDFKHSRVADHSALEAIDTLAERYVTLGKKLHLVHLSADCKALLHKAGDLVEVNLLDDPHYKVADDKLDS is encoded by the coding sequence ATGTTCGATCTCTTTCGCCACAAAACATCTAGTCACAAAGCCGATATTCTCTCGGGACTGACGGTCGCCTTAGCGCTGATCCCTGAGGCCGTAGCCTTCGCCTTCGTCGCCAACGTCGAACCTATGGTCGGACTCTATGCAGCCTTTATTATGGGATTAGTTACCGCATTAATTGGCGGACGCCCAGGCATGATTTCTGGCGCGACGGGTGCAATGGCCGTGGTGATGGTGTCCCTCGTGGTTGAACATGGTGTGCAATACTTGTTTGCTGCTGTGGTGCTGGCGGGGTTAATCCAAATCAGCGCAGGGATATTTAAACTGGGTAAGTTTATTCGGATTGTCCCCTATCCTGTGATGATAGGTTTTGTGAACGGCCTCGCCATTGTGATTTTCTTGGCTCAGCTCGGGCAATTTAAAGTCAAAAATGCCGCTGGGGAATTAGTCTGGCTACCGCAAGAGCCTTTGGTGCTGATGTTAGGGTTAGTCGCACTGACCATGGCAATTATTTACTTTCTTCCCAAACTGACTACAGCGGTCCCCTCATCGTTAGTTGCGATTTTAAGCGTGACTGCCATTGTGGTCGGTTTTGACTTAGACACCCGAAATGTGTTGGATTTTCTTAAAACCATGAGTGGCGATGAACAAGCGACCATCGCAGGTTCACTCCCAAGCTTTACGATCCCACAGGTGCCGTTTAACCTTGAGACACTCTATATTATCCTGCCCTATTCCTTTATTTTAGCCGCCGTCGGATTAATCGAATCCCTGTTAACCTTAACGGTTATCGATGAGATGACCAATACCCGCGGACGTAGCAATAAAGAATGTATAGGCCAAGGCGTGGGCAACATCACCAGCGGCTTTTTTGGAGCCATGGGCGGCTGCGCTATGATTGGTCAATCGATGATTAACATTAACTCGGGTGGACGTGGCAGATTATCCGGAATTACCGCGGCTATAGGTTTACTGACCTTTATCCTGTTTGGCGCCTCTTTTATCGAGATCATTCCGCTTGCCGCTCTGGTTGGCGTGATGTTTATCGTGGTGCTAGGCACATTCGAATGGGCAAGCTTTAAGTTTATGGGCAAAGTGCCGAAACATGATGCCTTTGTCATTGTGCTCGTGACCACTGTGACCGTCTTTACCGATCTCGCCTTTGCCGTCTTTGTCGGTGTCGTGGTGTCAGCGCTTGTGTTTGCATGGCAACATGCCAAGCACATCAGCGTAAAAGTAACCTCAAATAGCCTTGGCTGGAAAGTCTATGAGCTGAACGGCCCACTCTTTTTTGGCTCAGTGGCCAGCTTCCTCGAACTCTTCGATGCCTCGCAGGATCCCCAAGATGTTATCATCGACTTTAAACATTCACGTGTAGCCGATCACTCGGCGCTAGAAGCCATAGATACGCTTGCTGAACGTTATGTCACACTGGGGAAAAAGCTGCATTTGGTGCATTTAAGTGCCGACTGCAAGGCCTTACTTCACAAAGCGGGCGATCTGGTTGAAGTGAATTTGCTAGACGATCCCCACTATAAAGTCGCGGACGATAAGCTAGATTCTTAA